The following coding sequences lie in one Aricia agestis chromosome 10, ilAriAges1.1, whole genome shotgun sequence genomic window:
- the LOC121730954 gene encoding popeye domain-containing protein 3-like, translated as MSQRGLSEMKPDYFRIGEINFSWPGENGTFRDFGSVNYTMPSGPWYWPWCPLWRISQHPIFQLSNILFVAAYCAPSTKKGQLWMHTILIFGFMLYSVWAWHVICSPDAFSWNFGFVFLNLGQVVYLVYEMRPVKFDPELEEVYHTLFEPFKVSRLQFKRMVSPDFAHVMSLHAGEAYAMQNLTKTDRLGLLLSGKVNVMSGHQFLHPILPCEFLDSPEFESSRATIDEKFKVSIVAASSCRYVYWQRSSLEYLFVKEPYLAGVITTLIARDITTKLYAMNNKIMTDRGSHLDIRLPSISHALARSPRRLRATAKPPLSTTVQPVPPEKRPSCWTRDTDTGPAIPKRNGMTSFIDEDEELIPLAAHEAPTASSDDLSLAESLPDTSSKYHSCEAVETDDDLRH; from the exons atgtcacaAAGAGGTTTGTCGGAAATGAAGCCGGACTATTTTCGTATTGGGGAAATAAATTTTTCATGGCCCGGTGAAAATGGCACGTTTCGTGATTTTGGATCTGTAAATTACACTATGCCTTCAG GTCCATGGTATTGGCCATGGTGCCCGCTATGGAGAATCTCTCAGCATCCAATATTTCAG CTATCGAACATTCTATTCGTGGCTGCATACTGTGCTCCTAGTACTAAAAAGGGACAGCTCTGGATGcacacaattttaatttttg GCTTCATGTTGTACTCGGTGTGGGCCTGGCACGTGATATGTTCGCCGGACGCCTTCTCCTGGAATTTTGGTTTTGTGTTCTTGAACTTGGGGCAGGTGGTCTACCTGGTGTATGAGATGAGACCTGTTAAGTTTGATCCGGAGTTGGAAGAGGTGTATCACACCCTTTTTGAGCCGTTCAag GTGTCAAGACTGCAGTTCAAGCGCATGGTGTCCCCGGACTTCGCGCACGTGATGTCCCTGCACGCGGGCGAGGCGTACGCCATGCAGAACCTCACCAAAACCGACAGGCTTGGCCTGCTACTCTCGGGAAAG GTAAACGTGATGAGTGGCCATCAGTTTCTACATCCGATACTCCCCTGCGAATTCCTGGATTCACCTGAATTCGAATCCAGCAGAGCAACAATAGATGAAAAGTTTAAG GTATCAATAGTCGCAGCGTCATCCTGCCGATACGTGTACTGGCAGCGCAGCTCGCTAGAGTATCTATTCGTGAAGGAGCCATACCTAGCCGGCGTGATAACCACCCTCATAGCACGTGACATCACCACCAAGCTGTACGCTATGAACAATAAGATCATGACGGACCGGGGTTCTCATTTAGACATCAGGCTGCCGAGTATAAGTCATGCGTTAGCGCGGAGTCCGAGGCGGCTGCGGGCGACGGCGAAACCACCGCTGTCGACGACTGTACAGCCAGTACCGCCAGAGAAGAGACCAA GTTGCTGGACGCGTGATACCGACACGGGGCCTGCTATACCAAAACGGAACGGCATGACGTCGTTTATTGATGAGGACGAGGAGTTAATACCTCTGGCTGCTCATGAAGCACCGACTGCCTCCTCTGACGACCTCTCCCTGGCTGAGAGTCTACCTGACACCTCGTCCAAATACCACAGCTGCGAGGCGGTTGAGACTGACGATGATTTGAGACACTAA